From one Anoplolepis gracilipes chromosome 8, ASM4749672v1, whole genome shotgun sequence genomic stretch:
- the LOC140668475 gene encoding lipase 3 isoform X1, producing MDKATSQDETYMTTPELIKAHGYIPETHHIWTEDDYCLNVHRIPSPNRVPIKTDSITNTDTVINNICEDSNLSSSSDCHHDVLKTLRSSNANSKLPILVNHGLLSSSADWVLLGPHKALAYVLCDNGFDVWLANARGNTYSKSHKHYSTKDKEFWDFSFHEIGYYDLPAMIDYILKKTGYSELYYIGHSQGTTTFYIMLSERPEYNSKIKGMISLAPIAFISNQTSPLIKYVVHFIDLLQWSSNFFNFYEWLPYNKLQATLFSTLVRNAPCSVTKGICHYWFFLVAGFGSDQLDESMLPLIFGHFPAGGAMRQFIHFGQLVMSGHFRQFDYGAKMNLNRYGSIQPLKYNLERIKVPIAIFYSDNDHLTHDTDIQKLVNKLPNVIEVKKIPYEKFNHIDYLWGRDAKTLLYNQIIMMLKKF from the exons ATGGATAAGGCAACGAGTCAGGATGAGACCTACATGACAACG cCTGAACTAATTAAAGCTCATGGTTACATACCAGAGACCCATCATATTTGGACAGAAGATGATTATTGTTTGAACGTGCACCGGATACCCTCACCCAATCGAGTGCCAATAAAAACTGACTCTATCACAAATACTGATACggttattaataacatttgcGAAGATTCTAATTTATCATCTTCCTCGGATTGTCATCATGATGTTTTGAAAACTCTCAGATCTTCCAATGCAAATTCAAAATTGCCGATACTTGTAAACCACGGACTATTATCCAGTTCTGCAGATTGGGTGCTACTGGGTCCTCACAAAGCTCTTG CATATGTCCTTTGCGATAATGGCTTCGACGTTTGGCTCGCGAACGCTCGTGGAAATACTTACTCCAAAAGTCATAAGCATTATTCGACTAAGGATAAAGAGTTTTGGGATTTCAg CTTTCATGAGATTGGATATTATGATTTACCAGCGATGATAGATTACATCTTAAAAAAGACTGGTTATtccgaattatattatatcggtCACAGTCAGGGTACAACCACGTTTTACATTATGTTGAGCGAAAGACCcgaatataattctaaaatcaAGGGAATGATAAGTTTGGCACCTATAGCGTTCATATCGAATCAAACAAGTCCACTCATCAAGTATGTCGtacattttatcgatttattgcag TGGAGCTCCAACTTTTTCAACTTTTACGAATGGTTACCTTATAATAAGTTACAAGCAACTTTGTTTAGCACCCTTGTACGCAACGCTCCTTGTTCGGTGACAAAGGGTATCTGCCACTATTGGTTTTTCTTAGTTGCCGGATTCGGTAGCGATCAACTTGATGAATCCATGTTGCCTTTGATATTCGGACATTTTCCGGCAGGCGGTGCGATGAGACAATTCATTCATTTTGGTCAATTGGTAATGTCCG GCCATTTTCGGCAATTTGATTATGGCGCTAAAATGAACCTAAACCGTTATGGATCCATTCAACCACTCAAATATAATCTTGAAAGGATCAAAGTACCtatagcaattttttatagtgacaATGACCATCTCACACATGATACT GACATCCAAAAATTGGTAAATAAATTACCTAATGTTATAGAAGTTAAAAAGATACCGtatgaaaaattcaatcatATTGATTACTTGTGGGGCCGAGATGCGAAAACACTTCTATATAACcaaattataatgatgttgaagaaattttaa
- the Gip gene encoding putative hydroxypyruvate isomerase, whose translation MRLGQVSYSTTAMALKFASNLSFMFTEAPSIIDRYQLAKQAGFKAVESGFPFGFSVQQVAAAKKKADVDQILLNVFTGDVTKGELGFAAIPGEEENFKKSIEKTIEYAKALDCKMIHVMSGKVESPTVANDIAYEKNLLYAIEKCKAEDIVVLIEPINNYSVPNYYMNNFQKGLNLVKKINSAHFKLQMDIFHLQHCCGNITKCVQDFLPYVGHIQIAQVPDRHEPDTPGEIDYKYVFSLLERISYTGYIGLEYRPKSLTIEGLNWIKKYGYNL comes from the exons atGCGATTAG GTCAAGTTTCTTACAGCACCACTGCCATGGCTTTAAAGTTCGCTAGTAACCTATCTTTTATGTTTACGGAAGCTCCCAGTATTATTGACAGATATCAGCTGGCTAAACAAGCAGGATTTAAAGCAGTTGAAAGTGGATTTCCATTTGGTTTTTCCGTTCAACAGGTAGCTGCAGCCAAAAAGAAAGCAGATGTTGATCAAATACTTTTGAATGTATTCACAG GTGATGTTACAAAAGGCGAATTGGGCTTTGCTGCAATTCCAGGTGAAGAGGAAAACTTCAAAAAAAGTATTGAGAAAACAATAGAATATGCAAAAGCTTTAGATTGTAAAAT GATTCATGTTATGTCAGGAAAAGTGGAATCGCCCACTGTTGCTAATGATATAGCTTATGAAAAAAACCTGTTATATgctattgaaaaatgtaaagcaGAAGACATTGTTGTTCTCATTGAACcgattaataattacagtGTACCAAATTATTACatgaataattttcagaaaG GTTTAAATTTGgtaaagaagataaatagCGCACACTTTAAGCTACAAATGGATATTTTCCATTTACAACATTGCTGTGgcaatattacaaaatgtgtTCAGGATTTTTTGCCTTATGTGG gcCACATTCAAATCGCTCAAGTTCCTGATAGGCATGAGCCAGATACTCCAGGTGagattgattataaatatgtctTTTCTTTATTGGAAAGAATCAGCTACACTGGGTATATTGGTTTGGAATATCGGCCAAAATCATTGACAATAGAAGGATTAAATTGGATTAAAAAGTATGGTTACAACCTGTAA
- the LOC140668475 gene encoding lipase 3 isoform X2, with the protein MKLRHVPELIKAHGYIPETHHIWTEDDYCLNVHRIPSPNRVPIKTDSITNTDTVINNICEDSNLSSSSDCHHDVLKTLRSSNANSKLPILVNHGLLSSSADWVLLGPHKALAYVLCDNGFDVWLANARGNTYSKSHKHYSTKDKEFWDFSFHEIGYYDLPAMIDYILKKTGYSELYYIGHSQGTTTFYIMLSERPEYNSKIKGMISLAPIAFISNQTSPLIKYVVHFIDLLQWSSNFFNFYEWLPYNKLQATLFSTLVRNAPCSVTKGICHYWFFLVAGFGSDQLDESMLPLIFGHFPAGGAMRQFIHFGQLVMSGHFRQFDYGAKMNLNRYGSIQPLKYNLERIKVPIAIFYSDNDHLTHDTDIQKLVNKLPNVIEVKKIPYEKFNHIDYLWGRDAKTLLYNQIIMMLKKF; encoded by the exons atgaaATTGCGTCATgtg cCTGAACTAATTAAAGCTCATGGTTACATACCAGAGACCCATCATATTTGGACAGAAGATGATTATTGTTTGAACGTGCACCGGATACCCTCACCCAATCGAGTGCCAATAAAAACTGACTCTATCACAAATACTGATACggttattaataacatttgcGAAGATTCTAATTTATCATCTTCCTCGGATTGTCATCATGATGTTTTGAAAACTCTCAGATCTTCCAATGCAAATTCAAAATTGCCGATACTTGTAAACCACGGACTATTATCCAGTTCTGCAGATTGGGTGCTACTGGGTCCTCACAAAGCTCTTG CATATGTCCTTTGCGATAATGGCTTCGACGTTTGGCTCGCGAACGCTCGTGGAAATACTTACTCCAAAAGTCATAAGCATTATTCGACTAAGGATAAAGAGTTTTGGGATTTCAg CTTTCATGAGATTGGATATTATGATTTACCAGCGATGATAGATTACATCTTAAAAAAGACTGGTTATtccgaattatattatatcggtCACAGTCAGGGTACAACCACGTTTTACATTATGTTGAGCGAAAGACCcgaatataattctaaaatcaAGGGAATGATAAGTTTGGCACCTATAGCGTTCATATCGAATCAAACAAGTCCACTCATCAAGTATGTCGtacattttatcgatttattgcag TGGAGCTCCAACTTTTTCAACTTTTACGAATGGTTACCTTATAATAAGTTACAAGCAACTTTGTTTAGCACCCTTGTACGCAACGCTCCTTGTTCGGTGACAAAGGGTATCTGCCACTATTGGTTTTTCTTAGTTGCCGGATTCGGTAGCGATCAACTTGATGAATCCATGTTGCCTTTGATATTCGGACATTTTCCGGCAGGCGGTGCGATGAGACAATTCATTCATTTTGGTCAATTGGTAATGTCCG GCCATTTTCGGCAATTTGATTATGGCGCTAAAATGAACCTAAACCGTTATGGATCCATTCAACCACTCAAATATAATCTTGAAAGGATCAAAGTACCtatagcaattttttatagtgacaATGACCATCTCACACATGATACT GACATCCAAAAATTGGTAAATAAATTACCTAATGTTATAGAAGTTAAAAAGATACCGtatgaaaaattcaatcatATTGATTACTTGTGGGGCCGAGATGCGAAAACACTTCTATATAACcaaattataatgatgttgaagaaattttaa